The nucleotide window TATTGTATGCATACATGGCTGCATGTTTCATATGGTTAACAGCTCTGAAATAGCTATTTCATGAATCATGATTTAAGTTTTCTGATTTGGCACATTACATTTGACCTTTGGTTTAGATTTGTTAAATTTAATATCCATGATCTAAATTCCGAGTAGCTGCTTGGTGCCTCTTCGTAATGTGTGCTATGGAGAAATACGAACTTTTCCTATGGAAGAAAAGACTTGGCtgcaatttttaaaattttggcaaGGATGTAGGTCTATGCTCTATAACATATTGTAAGCTAACTGGTATTCAAGTGCTTCTGTGCATGATCTTCGTAAGTATACATGAATGGCTGCATGTTCCATGTGGATAACAGCTGTGAGATAGCTGTTATGTTAAGTTTTTGATCAGCAcgttaattaaataatatttaatgagCTTCTGGAAAAGCACTGAACCTCGTTGAACTTGAACTTCATAAGATCTAGTAAATGGGGGGCTAACGGTGTTATGTGTTCGGGAAACCACTGCTGTTTAGCTTTTTCAATATTATTTATCATGCCAAAGGTATGGTAACTAATCAAAAACAAGTTATCAAAATGAAGAAGCTGAATCAGTTCATTAATGTTGTTTGCCTCTCTAATGAGAAAAAAGATTATATCCTTAAGCTTGTAAAAATGCTTTTGGAGCATGTAATAAGAATATTTTAAAGACGCATAAGTTATTGCTGATAAGTTATGCGCCCAAGGGTGTAACCTAGTGGTTAATGAAGTGGGTAAAACCATGGTAGACCAGGGTTCAAATCCTAACGGAGACAACAAATGCTCGGTGACATCTTCACTTCCATCTAAGCCTTGGCAGCAGACCTGTGCCGACGGAGGTAGCAAGTACCTAGGGGAGTAGTCGAGAGTGCACGCAAGTTGACACGGACATGACCGTTAAGAAAAAAGTTATTGCTGATAAGTTGTTGTGTAAATGGTTTAGATCTGATGAAAACTACACTTGCATTCCTTCATTGACGTGGTGGTATCTCCTTTCTCAGGAATCAAGTACGGCAGAACTCATAATTACCTGCCATTATTGGAAGTAATATTCCCAGGCTAAATATCTCCCTAGGGTCGATTGTCAGTCTAGTGAGTTAGCGGTGAGACTTTCTGTATTCTATTGCATGCATGGCTACTAGGCATGTGTAACTGTGATACCTTTTAGGATTATAGCAAGCTTGGAGCAGAGTGGACTTACGAGGAAGTAGCTGAATGTCTAATTTGAAGTATTTATTTGAAGATAGGCTTCTTGAATACCAATGATTTTCTTCCAAGAATGCAAGTTGTGGAACTTCTAACTTCCGCTAAATGCTTTCTTTACTGAGGAAAAATGACTATggtaaaagatagaaaaaggggAAGGATCTTTTCACCTGGTTGATTTGCAAGTAAAAGAGAACAGGAAGTAAGAGGACCTTTCCATTTATGTTCTTAATGCTTTTTTATATTGGGAAAATAGATGTTTTTGTCGTctcttttccaaaatcttatgGAAATGATGAGGAAGGATAAATGTAGATAAGTTCGCCCTTTTAACCACTCATACTAAGGATATATGAGCATCTAACTCTTTCCTGTGAGCTCTCGAGGAGCAGGAGGAGTCATCGTTATCAAGATATCTTTTGTGTTTTCCATTGTTCCCAGGGACTGCTTTTGAGGATCTGTTCCCATGCTGCAAACACAAATCCGAACTGGTGGAGCTGGAGAGGAGAGGAGCAGTAGGGTAACAAAGAGGTTTTTGGGAAGGTGGGAGGGAAAATCAAGAGACTGACGAGGCTTTTGTTCTCAGATTGCGTCATGACGATCTTTAAAGGAGAGGTCAAGTAAGGACATGGGCGGTTGTTTGGGGGAAGGTTGAGGGAAGATCTGAATTTCCTGAAGGTAAGGTGAGCAGCGAAAAGGTCGGTATAATGTGCTAACATGGTGGTGTTTTGCGAGATTAATAGGGTTATGGGTTTTCATGGAAAAAGTCAGTTTCACACTTTTATTTGTAGTTTCACCTAATACCCTCTGAGAATTCCCTCTGGGAGTTGACACGTTTTTTAATTGTTAGACTACTTTATTAGGAAAAGGTGCCGTTGGTGGACTATATTCTCTAAGAGTGACATCTGAGGGACCAGGAAGGAAATTAGGGCAGAGTCCATGGACTGTTTTGATAAAAGTTTGCTATTTCCTTATTCCGGAGTGCCACCTTTCGAATGAATGCTTGTTTTTGGGGTGTTCTGAAGTATAATTGATGTTTCTAGTCGAGCATAAAAATGACACGTTTCTCTCTTCCACCGAGCAAGGGATAGGAATACTCCAAaccagaagaaaagaaaataaccaTGTGCTTACACTTGCATGCATGTTTTATGGTACATACATGAACATCTTTCGCACCACTTCATCTACCTGAACAAGATGTCAACCTGGAAGAAGAGAATGCACGTGTGCTTACAGTTGAATGCAGTGGTGGACGCACGTGGTGGCAAGCGGGTTCAACCGAACCCGCTTCTtcaaaaaataatactgtgtatatgtataaataacGATTAAAGCTGCGTAAATTTTGTATAAGTATTTTATTTGAACCAACTTGACAACTACTGTTTTACGACTTAAGTTATGCACTTCTAAGATTGAACCCACTTGCACGAACCCACTTGCACAAATTCCTGGGTCCGCCACTGGTGTTGCATGCGTTTATTGGTACAACTttaaatatccgctgccaagctTTCTTGTGCGATGTGATAGTTCTTTGTATAAGTGGTTCTTTCTAATAACATGTGATAGTTCTGTGTAGTCTGCTAACACAAACTTGGTTATTCCTATATAAACTGTTTGACCTCATAGCTTCACATAAACAGAGGCGTACATAGGATCTTTTGTAAGCGATGTCAACATTTAAAGAAGTGAACAAATGAACAAATCAATGTCCAAAGTAATTTTAAAAGCACAATTCAGATCATATTAATAAAGCACAATTTATTTATGTTATTACAGCTCTCATGGACGAGTTTTCGTTTCTTGAAATgtattcataatagcctcattagaATAGTACTATGTTTTCGTTATATGTAATGTCCTTGTTTTGCACCGTCTGGGCTAAGGTGCATCCGCCCGGCATATAAACACATTTAACTGTCAAGTGCATGAGTTAGTCACATATTAAATGTTCTCTGAACGAGGGAATATTGTGCAAATCATCTCCCCATATGCATTTACTATATGCCTCTTCTATAATTGTTTCCTAAAAAGACTGGAGCATACTCTCTTTTAGGCTCGCATGTGGCACCCGCGTGTTAAATGTCGCAGTTAATAGTTTCTGTTAGCTATTTTCTGAAGTGCATTTGATTCTGTATTAGTGTGGGCTGCTGATAGGGAAGTGTTAATGTTGGATTTTGTAGATATCACTACAATGTTGCAGACTCTAGGCTCCAACAGCATGTAGACAAGGGAAATGAAGATGGTCTTTACATCAGCTGTGTGGCTTCAGCTGCCAATCTTTGGGCCCTAATCATGGATGCAGGAACTGGTTTCTCGTCCCAGGTTTACGATCTTTCAGCTGTCTTCCTCCATAAGGTTGTCATCTGAATCACCTACAGTTTTTGTCCCTTTACTTCCTCTGCAGGAGAGATTCTTATCTATAACTCATTTTTGCGTTCTTCTTAGGATTGGATAATGGAACAGTGGGAGAAGAACTATTATATCAGCTCAATAGCCGGAGCAGCTAATGGAAGTTCTTTGGTTGTTATGTCCAAAGGTTAGATATTAAAGGAGTATGATCTGATTGATTCACATATCAGGGCTTTAACCTATGTGCAGATAACTGCTGAAAAAGTAGTATCAAGTTATTTTAGACACCACTTAATTGCTTGCCATTGTAGTCATTGCCGCCTACCTAGCACTTTGTAGTCTCCTCAAGGTTGAGGTTACCTATGGTTCATAACTGCTCACCAGAAAATGAGCTCCACTGTCAGACTCCTGGGACAAGGAAAAGCTACAGGAACACTTCTTTTGTGGTCTTCTGTCGAAATTATGTTATCCAGTATTGGTAGAGAATACCCTTGGATTTTCCAAGGCAAAGACCGGAAGGAAAAGGGCATCCCATCACTAGAATGGATGATTGCATGCCAGCCGTCTCATGATAATGGTTGTTGCTTCTACAATTATTATAGATGGTTAACTTTTATCTGGTTTCGGTTGACCCAGAATTCAAAAAAGGATACCAAATTCCTCCTCTTGATGCATATGTTGTTCTCAATGTAATCACCATGTATACCTGCCTGCTTGATGAGCTGTACTTTTATTAGCCGCTGCAATTTGCTTGTTAGGGTTTCACCTGCTGAAGATAGTTGAAGAGAATTTTAGTCCATGTGTCTATAAGCACTCTATTGACTACTCTTGGTGCTTGCTGAAACAGGAACTCCTTATACACAACAGTCTTACAAAGTAAGTGAATCATTTCCTTTTAAATGGATAAATAAAAAGTGGAAAGAAGGTTTCCATGTCACATCCATGACCACTGCTGGCAGCCGGTGGGGCGTGGTGATGTCCAGAAATTCTGGATATTCTGAACAGGTGAGATAGCTTCCATTTGGTGACCACTTCTAATGCATTTCTTGTTTCCCTCCAAATAGAAGAAGCTTAAAATAGATGATTCCATGCAGGTTGTAGAGCTTGATTTTCTCTACCCAAGTGAAGGAATACATCGACGATGGGAAAGTGGTTATCGAATAACTTCTATGGCTGCTACTGCTGATCAAGCAGCCTTCATATTGAGCGTACCAAGGCGTAAAATGATTGATGAGACTCAAGAGACCTTGCGGACATCTGCCTTCCCAAGCACCCATGTAAAGGTGATCAGTCTCTCTCATAATCAGGTGTTTCCTTTGCATGTTGCATTTTCCTTAACTGGAGGAATAAACAGTAGTTATTCTCCTCCTGTTCTTCCAAATCTTCACAAAGGGATAACTTGATCAAGACTGTCTTATTGGCTTGTTTTACTTTTTCTCTACTCCCACGTCAAATCATAGGCTCTCATATTTCTGTAATTGCTAAATCATCAAATGCACTGAAGTTTGTGGAATATGTTTTACATAGTATGCAGGTAAGCTTTTCGTTCTTCCCTGTTTCTGGTTGCTTATTGCTTGCATTCATTTCTCAGGAAAAATGGTCCAAGAATCTTTACATTGCATCCATCTGTTATGGTCGAACTGTCTGTTGAGGATGTTGGTCGCCGTGATCTCAATGTTTCTGAAGAGTTATGGAGGATGAATTCATCTGGTCAAAGCTGGATTGCATCTGTAGCCAGTCCTCATTTTTCGTGTGTAAACTATGTTTTGTACGACCGCATACTGGAAAATAGGAGAAACAAACACTACTTGAAAACATGCAGAATCAAGGCCTGAAAGCAGGCTGGAGCACCAATTGGGTGGGTGACCAAAATTTACTAGTTTTGGCAGTTAAGGCTTCCAACATTTGCAATTTTTGTACCTCAAATTAAAAGGGTCCATTTATTCCATAATATTATTGATTCTTGCTGCCATGTGGGTGCATCTACTCTAAATATTTCGACTAGGGCGCTGCTGCTGGATGGCTGAGAGATATAGTTCTCGCGTAACTGGATGTTTTTCTAGGTCTACTACAATGGTGAGTTTTTGAATGTACTATTTTGACGAGAACCAAATTGCGCGACTTCTGCGATACTAGCACATCCAGATATCAATAGTTCACGATGCAAGTCAAGAAACCATAAAATTGCAGGCTGTGTTTTAAAGCATAAGCAGGGGAGTTCCGGTGTAATCCAATGGTCTCAAGTCGAAACCAAATTAGCGTATAACAACAGTTGTTATGACTCAGTTCCAAACTAGTTGGCTTCATGTTTTATAATACTTTAACAACAAAACATCTCACGAGGTGGCAGATTCATGAGCCGAACATTGAAAAACAGAGAACGACTGAAAGTTGAGATCATCATTTCCATCTCCTCCCGGGACACACTAGATAAACTCCGCTGCTAGGTGTTTGGAGAattaaaatattgaaaaaaaaaaaagaatatttgaagTTGATAGTAAGATAGAGTATTTGGAAAATTTTGTAATTCTAAGTGGAAAAGAAGTCTTTTTGTTGACGGAATATGTTAACAGACACCTTTACTTGCACCGTTTTGACATGCTGATTTTCCTACTTCATGTAGTTTCATCCAGATATTTGAACTTGCTTAAAACTAATTTTTAAACCCCTCTGACCGTTGATTGAGCTCATGGGCATTTGTTTTACTGAATCAGAATAATAAATTGTTACACGCTCTAAAAAAGGGAGTGGATGTAttaattttgattaaaaaaatataaaaaatcattaaaaaatgtATCCAACCCAAGTAGATCCCTTCCCCTTCGGGTATATCTGCCCTGAACCCCTTCCTTGTctcccgttttccccatttttttCACCCCCACCTTGCTCCCTACCTCCTTATTAGGTTTTGTGGATACTCAACAAGAAAACTTAAAAGTATAGTATTAGAAGGAGAAGAATTTTCTTTAAGGGCATTGAAATAAATAGATCTCTTAATGGGGTTATATTTTGAAACATATCAAGAAGCTATGAAAATGCAAAGTAATTTTTTCGGTAGTTTTTTCTACGACCATGTCCATGGCGTTCATGGGTTTTCCAAAGGAGTCTGGTGATTGAGATGTGGTGGAGTCCGCTAGTGGCCATTTTCCAGCGATGGTCTGGTTTTTCTTTGTGGTAGTCAATGGTAAGATACTTCCAATGATGTAGTTCCATGATCCGGTGGATGGGGATTACGAGCCACTTActacgtattttcccgatgaagaagtattCTTTGCTGGAGAAGATATTGCCGAATCGTACCCCGGATGGAGAATATTTTTTGatggagcaacaaacttcaaaaGAGTCGGAATTGGGGCAGTCCCGATTTCGGAATCTGGACAGCACTATCCAACATCGGCAAAGATAAGATTTCCTTGTACCAATAATATAGCTGAATATGAAGCGTGCAACTTTGGGATCAGAATGGCAGTCGACAAGAACATCAAGAACTTTTGGTCATAGGGGATTTCGATCTATTGATACACCAAGTTCAAGGGGAATGGTCCACCAAGAATGTCAAGATACTTCCGTACCTGCACTACTTGAAGGAGCTATGCAGGAAGTTCATGAAGATTGAGTTCAAGCACATCCCCAGCATTCAGAACAAGTTCGCTAACGCCCTTgcaaccctatcatctatgattcagcatccagacaagaactacaTCGACCCCATCAAGGTCGAGATCAGGGATCAACATTCCTATTGCTTCCACGTAGATGAAGAACCAGATGGTAAACCATGGTATCACGACATCAGGAAATTCCTTGCAACCAGAGAATAATCGAAGAATGCTATTGATGATCAAAAGCGAGCCCACACGAGGCGAGAAAACCATTTTTCCTTAACGGGGAAGTCCTGTATAGGAGGTCCCTGGATTTAGGTTTGTTTAGATCTATAGACGTTGCTGAGGCAACTAGGTTATTGCAAGAAATACATGCAGGAATATGCgaaccccacatgaatgggtGCATATTAGCCAAGAAGATCTTGAGagctggatacttttggatg belongs to Nicotiana tabacum cultivar K326 chromosome 6, ASM71507v2, whole genome shotgun sequence and includes:
- the LOC107795531 gene encoding uncharacterized protein LOC107795531, whose amino-acid sequence is MAERYSSRVTGCFSRSTTMFHDPVDGDYEPLTTYFPDEEVFFAGEDIAESYPGWRIFFDGATNFKRNGSRQEHQELLVIGDFDLLIHQVQGEWSTKNVKILPYLHYLKELCRKFMKIEFKHIPSIQNKFANALATLSSMIQHPDKNYIDPIKVEIRDQHSYCFHVDEEPDGKPWYHDIRKFLATRE